Within the Setaria viridis chromosome 3, Setaria_viridis_v4.0, whole genome shotgun sequence genome, the region CCATTTGTAAATTTTGAAGTCAGCATAGTGCAAGAGCATCACTACTTTATAGACTAGCTCTGCACTTCAGGTGATGCACACTACAGGTCTTCCCTTGGTATTAAACAACTGGAGAATCACGCTTACGTCCAATCCATAACACTTCAGTGACACATAGATCAGAGTTAACGAAGAACATCATCCAATCAGCCTAAATACCACAAACCCTAAGGGTCCAAATTGGCATCACGAACACgcgcccacaggccacagcctcCTACCCTCACAACACCCAGGATAAACCCACCATACTGGATCAAAATGATAAAATTAATCGATTATTCGGAATGGTCTAGCTCAAATTTTTCCAGCGATCCCCAACAGGAACGAGGCGGCCTAAAAATATACCACATCTGCGCGTCGGAATCTGAGATTGAAGCTCAAAGTCAGACGAAACCGCTGTCAGATTCGAGGGTACTCACTCGGCCGGCGAAGACATCTCGTCGCGTCGATCGATCCGAGGCTTCGGTGTCTCCTGGTCCAGTCTCTCGCGTCCGCGTCCTTCTCCTCGTAGGTCCGTTCGAAGcttggggaggaggagaagaagggctgGGGGTGAGAGGGGGAGGTCGCCGCGCCTGCGCGAACCTTCCtaaggagaagaagagacaCGGACCGTTGATTGCAGATCGGAGGGGTGACAACGGTTGGACACGTAGGGGGGCGCGCTGCGGCGCAGGCGATTGGTCGGGTTACGCGGCTGGGTGCTGAGGTGGCCCTGGTGACGTGGTTAATCGTGCGTTTGCATGAAATTCCACGGAATTTTAAATCCTGTTCGCAGTAAATAGAatagaaaaaaattggaaaGGAGGCTGCTTCTAGCGGCTGAATGTATGATCTGGCGCTAGCATCGAACGCATTCTTCATTGTTCCACTATGGCAGCAACAAGCAATATTCGAGTGATCTGATTCGAAAAGAAAACCACCCACCTCAATCTGAACAAattgagacaaaaaaaaaactaacgcaACATCTTCTGGTCGAGGTTCAATTGTAATAAAACAGCCACACCAAAATTGCCATGATCTCCCATTCCATGCAGTGCAATGGTGCAATAAATAGGGACGTCCTATGGGTTACAATCAAGCACCAACGATAAAAACTTGATTCTATTTTAGAAAATGGATAATTTTATAATTTATGATTGAAAATTACCATATAAACCCCAAATCAAATTGGGCAAATATGCTACAAACCATGCAAGTATCTGCCATAGACTTGTATACTTTCCACACGTGAAACTAGAATGTCGCAATAACAAACTTCACTCCCATGCTAGCATGACAAAAAAATGATGATGAAACGTACTCATGgtagcacgaaaaatgatgatGAAACGTCCTTATGGTAGCATGACAATTTCAATTGGCATACTTTTCAGCCAATCCTCACCGACAATGCAACATCTCTTCTCTGCTTCACTCCAATGGTTTtccaattcatttttttttaaaaaaaacaaatatctaAAAGAATTCCAATGCAACTCTTCAAAACATAGAAATGGCGAGATGACTTATTTCACGATAAGTTTGGAGGATACTTTCCCTTTTCTTCGAAGCCACTAACGTGGAACATTGGCTTTACATCGGATCGAGATTAGATGTTTGTGATTCCatcacaaaaaaataaaaagattagATGTCTGTGGTAAGTATATAGATATGGTTGTGAATCTTTTTGGAGGCGATTGGCCTGGTCATGCTGCTGTTGCGCGCTTGTGGTCTCGGGGCCTTGGATTGGATCACCCGATTGACCCAATAGTTAGAGGAGGGATCAATTACATGGGTCGTCGCGAGGAAAGGAGGCCACAAGAATCCTTCTTGCTGGAATATGCGGGGGAGCAGAGCCTCCTCGCGCGATGCCGCGGTGCGTGGCCCCGTGGCCGTGACGGGCGGTTGCAAGTCAGGCCGGCCGTCGTCGGGCGGGCTCCCGCCGGGGACGAACGACTACGAACGACTGAGCGAGTGCTTTGTGCACCGAACAGTGCACCACCGCAGGGATGGGTGCGGTGTTGTGTGGTGGCCTTGTGATCGGGGAACCCAAAGTACCCAGGCCCCTCATCCCACGTGACGCGACCAAGGGTCCTTGTGTCCCGTAGAGCCATGTGCCCGCCCGACCGGTGATTTCTCTGCCCGGCTACCGGGCTCTGATCTTATCCCAATCGCCCAGGCAGGCTCCCGTGCCGTCCGGTCCCCGGCTGACACGGGCGCGGCAGCGTGGCCGAGGCAGCAACAAACCAGCCGGATGCCCGGATCCAAGAACAAACCACGTCCCCTTCTCCTCTATCTCCTCCGCACCGGCGGCCGTCCTCTCCCTTCGTCGAGGCACGGATCGGAAGCCGAGCAGGTGCAGCGCCCCTGTTTgcgcctccttcctctctgcttCCTCCGCCCTGCCAGTGCCAGGACAAGACAAACAAAAGGAGAGGGATTCTTTTTTAGAGCCAACAAGCTGTGTGCATTAGCAAATACTGGTTGAGTCGTGCGTCGAGTCAAACTATCACACTACGCTTTGAAACGCCAACTGGTGTAGCATTCGTAAGGCCCAAGTAAGGTGATGATAGGGATGGTGGTGCTACACGAGTCCGTGTGGTGACAAAAGGCAGGCGGCACGCGTTCGTAGCGCCCAAGCAACAAAGAATTCCCCGTTCTCTCTCCCCAAAGACTGCGAAATAGGGGAATGCAAAATTTGCATGtgcttttgttatttttttcgTTGCCTCGTCTCTCATTGAAGAAAAAGTATACAGCATCGGATTGATCACATTCTATTTAGCTCATTTAAGCTATGGTTCTAAGTTTGGGAACCATATACCAAGATACAACCGTTTCGTTGATCCCGGTACAATCATTCTAATTTGTTATCACCGGTTTTGGAAACGAGACAATTAATACTCTCATACGTTGGACGAAGTGAAACTTGTCTCTCCTCGAAGACTTATGATCGCAAGATGTTTTGAATGACACCAAATTTAGATTAATAAACATATAAAGAtcggtttctttttttcttgagcTCTGCTCTTGTCGTGCATATTTCGAACCAGCCAACTAGGTATGTGAACCCAAAGCACCTGCTACATCCAAAGCCAAAATCAGAAAGGCAAAATCATGATTCGATGAACAACGAAAAGATCTGCAAATTTTATCTTCTGATGCTGCACGATTGGTGGGGTTTATCAGCATCTTGACCAGGCAACCCCAATCATCCCACAAAACCCAAACAGCCCCCTCCTCCTTTCCCCGTCTATAAATAGATCCCCAGAAACCCGATCCCCAAAACAAGCAGCGCACCAGGATCCTCTCCCCGGAGCAGTTTCCAAtcccatcctcttcttcctctccctctcttgcAGTTGGAGCAGCCAGCGATCGAAGCAGCAGCCATGGACGGCGGCAAGAAGGGCCGGAACGCGCACAAGGCCTCCGCCGACCACCGCAGCGACCGCAAGTCGGCCACCGGCATGAGCGGCGACCCCAAGaagggcggccgcggcggcaagTTCACCTGGGAGGGCGCCGACGGCTACGCCGACGAGGACCTCGACCTCATCTCCAACAAGAAcaacggcggccgcgccggcaaGGGGGGCGCCACCGCCAACGCCGCCAAgaaggacgacggcgacgacgagtaggcctcggcctccgcccgcccgcccggtcCGATCGGTTGCCAGCAACTCAAGCAAGTTCTCCTATTGTAATTCCTCAGTCGCTGTTCGGTTCTCGAGTCGAATAATCATGTGGGTCTAGGCGTCGTGTTCGCGAGTTTGTAGCCTGCTACTAGCGGAGAGCCAGTGGGCGATCGACGGGCCGTGCAGGGTCTgtagatatcatcatctcaccTCCTCTGTCCTTGACTTGCTGATGTTTGGGGTCTGAATTCTCAGTTCTTGGAAGGACTTATATTAATTTCCAGAGTCGTTGGCTGAATCGTGTTGTCTGCTGCTGTTCTTTGCTCTGAATCACTTCAGCACCCACTCTGGACTTTACTTTTGCGTTTGTTCATGATCGCCAGGTGCAACGTCTTTTACGGTTTCAGTCTTTCAGATGAGCAGATCCGTAACTGAAGCAGACAGCAAGGAAGGAAGGGGAATGATTGCAATGttaacctttttttattttcggGTGAGGGATTGCAATGTTTATCTTGAATTGGATAACGATGACTCTGCAATTTTTCCAAACGATCTGTTTTCATGACAACTCTGCTGTCTGTTGTCACTTGTCACCCATGCCTTTCCTTTGTTCACACTGAACAGACACTTCTCTGTATAGGCTGTAGCAGCACGGATCACGGAGCAAACGATGGATTCACTGAATTATCCCAACTCGTATGGCATTTCTCTGAAGATCTCGTATGATCTCGCAGTTGCATGCATCTTTGAGCAGTTCAGTGACCAGGCCATTCTCTGCAGCATTTTGTGATTCACAGTTGCAAGGAGTCGCTCTCGCGATCGTTGTCCTACCACCAGCGTATGAAAATCATTCATCACCACCCTTCCATTTTTTTAGATGGGAGATGGGTCCCCAATAATCTAAGGAAAGCGGATTTGTCATCATTCGGAGTCTATCCAAATACAGCGAATTTTTTTTATCCTATTGTATGGATAACCTGGAACAAAATGTTCATCTACTTACAGTTGATGGAGGCAAATAGTACGTGGCATAGAAATCACATGAAACAATGTCGCCGTGCTGCCAAACTGTTTCAGCGCTTGATGAACATTTGCAGGTCCATGATGACAAAATTGATGTTTATAACTGAGGAATATTGTGATAAACTAACCAATggtaaatattttgatacggaggcAGTAATAAAGGATAACTCCGACTTTTTGtggaaaaagaagaataatCCAATGGGATAGCTGCATCAGCCCAACTCATTCATCATTGTCTTCAGGTTGGCCCTAACAAAATGAAAAGCCCACGTTAGAATAAAGGGCGCGTGCGGCCTGCAAAATAATGGCATTGCCGCCTTTCCCTGGAATCGTCCGTGGCCCATGGCCCAAAATCAAGAGAGACTTCCCATTTTGTTTCAGTCACCACTCTgcaaaaacaagctcatcgttgTCCACCACATGCGTGGAGGCGTGGAGCCCTGCCGAAAGACATGCAAGAGCCCAGCTTCAGCGCCGCGCATGGCAGCATAGCGTGGCGAAAATAGCGCCGGCGCTCCGTATAATTCAGCAGGCACGCATGCGAGTGATCCCATCTCATGGGCCCAACGTATGATGATAGAAGAGTTTCACCACGTGATCTCGGCCCACCAAATGATCAGGTCCAATAATGTATAATGTATGGCCGTGCAATTAGTGGCTTTTCCGCTACCTCCCAAAAGAATTGTGGCTTTTCCCCTCCAGCTCTGCTCAGCTATCCGCCAAGCGAAGCGAGGGTGTTCGCCCAGCTCGCTTGGGTTCGATTCCTGGACGGTGTTTCATCGGTGTTTTTTCCCAATTGCACTCAGGATTAGTACTAAGTTTGTTAGagtacacacacatacacataaCTAGTACTGCACATTTTTCGTGCACCGGAGGTTTAGACCTCCTAATATCTTCCATAAACGTGTGTATGGACGCGCACGCGTGTGCGTGCGTGGTGTGAGTGTACAGTGTGTTGGTTATGTGCGTCCTTGTTCCTTTTAAAAAAGCTATCCGCCAAGCATGCCAGCACTGGAGCATAGCATCTTCAGGGAATCAGCGGTAGGATGCATGGGATGTCCGTGGATTAGATAATCTGCATCTTTTGGCTCGTGTTTCTTCAGGGATCATACAACTCACGGAAAGGTAACGCGAGATTTCGGAAAAGGTCTGTCTGAAACTTGAGAGTGTCAATGGTGCAGCGGTCCCATGCGCTGTGCGAGCACGGAGGGCTCTCTGTACTGCACTGCAGTACTGGTCCTGTGCCGTCGTGCCGAGAAAATTCAAAGTGTGTCCATCTTCAGCGGTAGGCATGGAGAGGCCAACCAGCAACTGCTCTCCCGTAGCCGTAATAATGCAGCTCGTGGAGGGAACGGAGGCGGGGCAGCCTTGTTCCACTGATCAATCCAAGCACACTACTATTCCTTAAACTAACCCAAACTAACCTGTCCTGGGCATCGAACAATGGTGTTCTTCAGTTTTTACTTACTCTGCTCCAAAGGCACGTTCCTGTCCATTGAATGTTATTTGATACGTTTGTGTTTGATTGCTGTTAGCTGGATGGTATACGGACTTATCCACTAACCACCTTTCAATGAAAAGCATGCTTGTACTAAACAAAAAAGAGACCCTCTTACAGTCTTACTTATATTACCAAGTGTTGTCAGAGAGATGTAATGATGTATCGACCTAACAGGAGCAATAAGTAACGCACGGACTGATGTTGGTAATGCACGTAGTCCAATAACTCCGCTACCTAATTATGCTGCTGATTAGTGAACTAGTTAATAAACCGCTTCTCACCATTGTTCTACCGATATAGCATTCCAAATTTACATGACAAGGATGCCTTGCGTTGACAGTTGCAACCACATAGCATTTCGAGCCAATTACCTTTTATGGGACTAACTAGTTAAAATCTTTTAATGCAATTTTGTTCTCGTTCACGAATTGCACAACTCACTGAGGCCACTGTACTACGAAGCAGGAGAAAGATTTCGATCAATTTTATAATATATTCAGTGATCCTTGTAATATAAACTTGGATTATAGCGTCTATCAGTTCAGCTTGAGCTCGGGATTTTATATTACAAAAGAGGCGGAGTAATGAAATAAAACCATGCCAATTAAGGATCTGGGTGAGATAAATCGAGGCGCTATAACGTCATTCCACAAATCAAGATAAATATTAACTTAGGGCGTGTTTGGCTGACCGCGCCAAAACTGCTCCTGTACCGCCAGACGTTTCATCTGCCCGCCTTTTGGCATCGCGTGGTGCATAAAATAAACTAATCTCATGAACGATGGTCTGGCTGCGTTGCAACTTTGGCAACCAACCAAACGCGTGACTAAACTTAGGCGCGAGACCTTCGGCATGGCGCGACGAGTTCTTGTAACGAACCAAACACGACCTGAAAACCTGGAAAagtcatcttttttttccttcactaGTAAAGCTGTCTTAAACGACTCCTAAATGAAACATTTTAAGTTTTACTTATTGATAGCTACCTTTTTTGTCACTGATTTCAACTCGTCAATCAAGAGAGGCTTGTTCGCGAGTAGACCTGAGTATTTTAAGCACAGCCTGGTCCGAGCCTGATGGGTTTTGGCTCGCACACGCCAGCTACCGAGCCAGGCGTGGTCAACGAAAATCAAGCCCGAAAACAAAGGCCAGTCCAAGCCCACccaaataattaattttatttatttttcaactaaaaaagaATGGGCGTCCCAAGCTCGGCCCGACA harbors:
- the LOC117847085 gene encoding uncharacterized protein gives rise to the protein MDGGKKGRNAHKASADHRSDRKSATGMSGDPKKGGRGGKFTWEGADGYADEDLDLISNKNNGGRAGKGGATANAAKKDDGDDE